One segment of Diachasmimorpha longicaudata isolate KC_UGA_2023 unplaced genomic scaffold, iyDiaLong2 ctg00000086.1, whole genome shotgun sequence DNA contains the following:
- the LOC135171692 gene encoding DNA-dependent metalloprotease SPRTN-like translates to MVNTRSSRAPLEAEIAVPPIAVRPGLQALRDRLALTYFGCRLRAFDIVWENAMVSTSGRTFYRRRLIKISWPILRALGSRELEAVILHELIHVHLYLEHGDGSHGSRFRAHARRINRLGGYNIGVHHDAAHQVVQRHSWRCTGCGMVIHTSRDVVTI, encoded by the coding sequence ACACCCGCTCGTCGCGTGCCCCTCTCGAGGCAGAGATCGCTGTCCCCCCCATCGCTGTACGCCCCGGCTTGCAGGCTCTTCGTGATCGCTTAGCTCTCACCTATTTCGGGTGTCGGCTTCGCGCATTTGACATCGTCTGGGAAAACGCCATGGTTTCGACCTCCGGACGCACCTTTTATCGTCGCCGGCTCATCAAGATCAGCTGGCCGATCCTCAGGGCCCTTGGGTCGCGTGAGCTAGAGGCGGTGATTCTCCACGAGCTGATACATGTTCATCTCTACCTAGAACATGGTGACGGGTCTCACGGGTCACGCTTCCGTGCCCACGCGCGCAGGATAAATCGGCTCGGGGGCTACAACATCGGGGTTCACCATGATGCTGCCCATCAGGTTGTCCAACGTCACAGCTGGCGTTGTACCGGCTGCGGTATGGTTATCCACACTTCTCGTGACGTGGTGACTATCTAG